ATTTTTTTATTATCCTTCTTCTTAAATTCAAAATCAGAAACTGCAGCTGTAGATATGAAAATGTCAAAATCAGGAATTAGACTCAAAATAGATTCATTCATTTCATTACCCGTCTCAACACGAATAACATCAAAAACAGAAGGAATGTCAACACTAACTTTAGCCACAACCAAAGTCAAATCGGCGCCTCTAATATATGCTTCTTTTGCCAGTGCCAAACCCATTTTTCCAGAAGATTTATTTGTAATACCCCTTACAGAATCAATAGGCTCATATGTGCCTCCAAGGCTTATTAAAACTTTTTTCCCTTTAATAAAATCAATCCTTCTTATTTAGACTAATAGTTCTTAAAGATTCAAGAACAATGTCCTCTTTTGATGGGAACTTTGCTTTTCCTTCATCCATACGAGGTTTAATGAATTTAGCAGATTCATCCTGCTTAATCTTATCAATATTCTCTTTAATTGCCTTATACATTGAATCATGCATTGATGGAACAAACAAAATTGGTGTGTCGTGTCCATATGCAGTGATTAGAAGAGTGGATATTGCATCATCAGCAATTTTATGCGCAAATTTGGAAATAGTGTTTGCCGTGGCCGGAGCAACCAATATTAAATCTTCCTGTGAGTATTTAACATGCTCAATTTTACCGGTCAACTTTGTTACAACTTCACTGCCGGTAGCGAATTCCATAGAGTTGGGATGTATAATCTCACATGCAGCATCACTCATAAAGCATTTTACTTCAACACCCTGGCGTCTGAACTCACGGGCCAGTTTAATAGACTCAGTAGCTGCAATACTACCTGTAACGCACAATACAATCATGTAATTCCTCCAAACTATGTAATTTGAATATCTGATAAAATATAATCAAATATGTATAAATTATCTTCAAAATCTTTTATAGGGGCACTATATAACATCACGTAAGCCTGACCGCCTTTTTCAAACCAGACTGCCTTATGTTCTTTTTCAATGCCTGTTTGATTAGAAGTATAAATATATTCAACTGCATTAATATTGCCTATCATTACCTGACCGGAAGATACTAAACTAAAAGAGGAATCCTTTTTCATTGAATCGTAGGTTTTATTAACAAAGCTATAAAATTCCCCTTCAACAGGTTTCTTTTCAAAGTTAATGTTAATTTGGCCAACACCGGATGAATTAATAGAGTTAATTTTAGATATTGACATGATAGAATAATTAGAAGTTGACTCAGAATAACCCCAATTAGAAGGATAATGAATAACAATACCTCCTTTAGATAAAGTCTGCATAGTAAAGTCTCCACTGTCTGCATTAACACATGAAAATGCGCAAATAAACAATAATATAATTGAAATTACTATAACCATTCTTTTTAAAACATTATTTTTCATAAAACCACCATTATTTAAAGAGTAGAAACCACGCTACTCGCCATCGTCTCCACCAGAGTCCGAACCTTCAGATGAACCTCCGCCGGAAGAAGAACCTCCACCAGATGAACCTCCGCCGGAAGAAGAACCTCCACCAGAAGATCCCCCACCAGATGAATCACCACCGGAAGAAGAATCGTCCGAAATATCAGAACCAGATGTGTCCTGTGTAGTTTTTATGCTATTATTTGAGTTAACATAAGATGAACTATTATATGTAGTATTTTGAACTATATCTTCTGTAAAATCAGGGAATGCAGTATCTTCAACAATGCCTACAGGATTTGTATCGGAGATATTATCAAAATCCAAATTGAAAACCCCATAACCTACGCCAACAGTAAAACCAATAACCAAAACCAATAGCAATACCAGTTTAAATGTTCCGCTGCTCATTGATTTTTTTTCTTTTTTGTTATATTTGGTGTCATCCTTTTTAGGATTAATAATGTATTTTTGAACCAAATCTTCTTGTTTTTCAGCATTGTTTGCAACAGGCCTTGTACTTCTTTTGTTTTTAGTATTGGACGTTGGTTTGCCTTGCATTGACCGTATTCTTCTAGTAGCTTCCAAAGCATCAATAGAATTTAATTTATCCTCATATTTTGAACGAAAATAACTGTATTTTTCTGGAGAAATCTTTCCAGCACTGTAATCATGTTCCAAACTGTCCATGATTCTTAGAAGTTTCTCTCTATCATTTGGCATTCCTACCCTCCCTGAGATTATTATAATATAATTATTATATTAAAACATTAATTTATAGTTTACCTAAATTCGGGATAGGAACCTAAAACTTTTAAAAAATAAGTATTATTTCTGATTTCTTCAATTATATCCTTAACAACAGCATCGTTTATATGACCCTTGAAATCTATGAAAAACAAATATTTGCCCAAACCTTTTTTAGATGGTCTGGATTCAATTTTAGTCAAGTTAATGTTATTTTTCTGGAAAATCCCTAAAATTTCATACAAACTGCCCGGTTTATCTTCATAAATGGAAAAAATAATGGAAGTTTTGTCGTTGCCTGTTGGTTTGTGGTCTTTTTTTGAAACTACAACAAATCTGGTTTCATTATTATCCGCATCTTGAATGTTTGCTTTAATAATTTCCAAATCATATAATCTGGCCGCTTTTGAATTGCCAATAGCCGCTTTAGTTTTATCCCCGACAATGTTTCTAACAGCATTAGCTGTGCTTACCGCATAATGAGCCTGCATGTTATGTTTGTTAATAAATTCCTGACATTGGGATATAGCCTGTGAATGAGAATAAACATCCTCAATCTCTTCCACTTTAGTTCCGCGATTTACTATCAAATTTTGGTTTATCGGAATAATTATTTCATTAAAAATTTTTAAATCAAATTTGTGAGCCAGTGAATCCAATGTTATTCCAACAGGCCCCTCAATCGAATTTTCAATTGGCACAACACCAAAAGATGACTCATCATTGACAACACTTTCCAAAACAGCAGGAATAGTGCAATATGGAATTAAATCATCCCCTATCATATTGGCTGCTTCGTGGGTGAAAGTTCCTTTTGGTCCTAAAAAAGAAATTATTGATATGCAAATACCCTCCAAAAAAAATAAAAAAAAAGATATTAAGATTCTAATTTTTCAATTAGTCTTAATATATCTGTTTGTGTTATGATACCAATGAGTTTGCCTCCTTCAACAATAGGCAAACCATTAAATCCAGTATCCATCATGATTTTAGAAACATCAGAAATTGACATTTCTTTAGTTACATAAGATGGATTTGAAGACATGACGTCTTCGACTAAAATCTCTTTGATTTGGCTTTTTTGATATTTTTCAGGAACATTTTTTCTAAAATCAATGAATGCTCTCATTAAATCTTTAGAAGTAATCATTCCTACAAGATCCTCATCGTCAACAACAGGCAATCTTCCAACCTTAGCATTAATCATTTCTCTTCTTGCATGAATCAGCCTATCTGTTGGGGAAACTATCACTACCTCATTTGACATGATTT
The genomic region above belongs to Methanobrevibacter sp. and contains:
- the pheA gene encoding prephenate dehydratase, with product MCISIISFLGPKGTFTHEAANMIGDDLIPYCTIPAVLESVVNDESSFGVVPIENSIEGPVGITLDSLAHKFDLKIFNEIIIPINQNLIVNRGTKVEEIEDVYSHSQAISQCQEFINKHNMQAHYAVSTANAVRNIVGDKTKAAIGNSKAARLYDLEIIKANIQDADNNETRFVVVSKKDHKPTGNDKTSIIFSIYEDKPGSLYEILGIFQKNNINLTKIESRPSKKGLGKYLFFIDFKGHINDAVVKDIIEEIRNNTYFLKVLGSYPEFR
- a CDS encoding endoglucanase, which codes for MPNDREKLLRIMDSLEHDYSAGKISPEKYSYFRSKYEDKLNSIDALEATRRIRSMQGKPTSNTKNKRSTRPVANNAEKQEDLVQKYIINPKKDDTKYNKKEKKSMSSGTFKLVLLLVLVIGFTVGVGYGVFNLDFDNISDTNPVGIVEDTAFPDFTEDIVQNTTYNSSSYVNSNNSIKTTQDTSGSDISDDSSSGGDSSGGGSSGGGSSSGGGSSGGGSSSGGGSSEGSDSGGDDGE
- a CDS encoding flavoprotein, producing MIVLCVTGSIAATESIKLAREFRRQGVEVKCFMSDAACEIIHPNSMEFATGSEVVTKLTGKIEHVKYSQEDLILVAPATANTISKFAHKIADDAISTLLITAYGHDTPILFVPSMHDSMYKAIKENIDKIKQDESAKFIKPRMDEGKAKFPSKEDIVLESLRTISLNKKD